One Coffea eugenioides isolate CCC68of chromosome 2, Ceug_1.0, whole genome shotgun sequence genomic window, TAGTGGGTGCCTGACACACTGTTTGACTTCATATAAAATCATATTGCCTTGCCATCAATTTGCTCTTTTGAATAGGCAAATAGATTCCCAGAATTTTTAGTTTGTCGTCCCAATTTAGTACTAGAATAGATAATAGCATaatggatatatatatatatatatatatatatatatatgtatccgAAGACTTAACTGATGATGATGCATTTCAAAATTTCTCAAGGCATGACTATTTAATGCAAACTAACTTGTTTATTacaatttattttataatttaatttaagaTTCTTGATTCTTTAATTTAACTTTCATTAGTGGTATGATCATTTGATCAAACTGTAATATGCCTTATCCTTAATATGGGTGTCTCTACATATTCAACAAAAATTCCTTTTATGTTGTTTTTTCAGttccatttatttttattttttacttttatatatGTTATGATATATAGGTTTACCTATGTGCAATGTAGGTATGAAACGAGAGAATTCTGTCAGGGCTAATTGGAAAGACCCGGAAGTATTCCGGCGATTTATAGAATTATGTTTGATTGAAGCACGCCCTAATAATTACAgtggaaacagtttaaaaaaAGAATGTTGGGAACGAATTAGATCAACTTTGAAAGCTGAAAATAAGGGCGATTTTACGCAAAGACAATTGAAGAATGAATGGGattatttgaaacaaaaatatataatttgggCAAGACTCATTGGTAACACAGGGAATACTCATTATGACCCTGTTACCAATACCATCAATTGGACTTCAAAGCAATGGGAAGAGTACTTAAAGGTACCTAAGTTTATAtatcaattttattatttaaataaTCGGCATACTTTTGAAAATAATTCTTTTGtacataataattttttttgtacataTTGTTTCAGGATAATCCCAAAGCAAGCAAATTTCGTTTTAATCCACTGGAATATCCAAATGAAATGAGGGCATTATTTGATGGTATTGTGGCTAGCGGAAAAAATGTGTGGGGTCCATCTAAAGAGGGATTACCACAGGATGGTCTTGAATCTTGTTCACAGACATGTATCAATTTGGAAACGGAAGAAATTGATATGGCCTCTTCTTCAACTAAGAAATCAAAACAGGAAATCAAGAGTGAAGgcaaacatccaaaaaaaacCAATGTTGAAAAACTACATGATGTTGATAGTCAGTTAGATGAATGTTATTGAGATCTTGGAAAAGTCAGATGGACCAAGTATTAAAGATTGTAACGAGATTTTAGACAAAATGCAGGGTTTAACAGAAATGGATCCACTGTAGCTTGCAGCTTCTAGTATTTTTTGTGAAAGTAAAGCTTACAGAGAGCAATGGATCCAGATAGCAGAAAAACATGAAGAGTTTAGATTGAATTGGATTGCAATGAATGCAAGAAAGCTaggtttattttgatttttttgcaaTCTTGTGGCTTCTAAATTTATTTCATTTGTAGACAACTTCATTGGCAaacagttttatttttcttgggatgatgaataaattatttcattgtcaaatagttttatttttcttgagataatgaataaattattttcttttatgtGATTACTTTTATTTAACTTTTCTTATAAATGGATTacattataatatatatgttaGCTAACTATTcttactttcttttttgttttgtcaaATAATAATTGGAAGAAGTGTATTGTGCACTCTTTTTTAATGATATACTCAATTTGAAATTTGCAGATGTTGACGGATGAGAAAATACAACTTTTAAAAGTTGTATTAATATTACTAATcctaaaaagaaaacaattgaggCGTATTGGAAGAAGACTTGATACAAATTCTATGTTGAGAGGATATGAATACGTAAATGAAATTCTTGATGGAAATCCTGCACACTCTATAGAAATACTAcgaatgagaaaagaagtattTATGAATTTGTGCACTCATTTGCGAAATAAAGGTTGGCTACAAAATAGTCGTTATATTTCAGTTGAAGAAAAAGTAGCAATGTTTCTCATAACTATGGGTCATCATCATACAAATCGCGTGGTTAAAAGGAGATATTGCCATTCGACCCATACCATTCATACATATTTTTATGAAGTGCTACAAGCTATGCTACATTTTTCGAAAGAGATGATTGTCCCAAATTTTAATGGAAACCAGCATGCAAGTCAACAGCAACGTCGACTTCTCCAAATATTTCAGGTATTTTCAAATgtaagtgatattttttcaAGCTAAATATGTATCtaattattgattttttttgtccTATTCAAAAGGGTGCTAGAGGTGCATTAGATGGAACACTTATACCTGCAATTATACCCGTAGATGAACAAATTCCGTATCGAGGGAGAGGAAAAGGCAAGTGCATGCAAAATGTACTAGCTATTTGTGATTTCAATATGATTTTCACATTCATTTTGGCTGGTTGGGAAGGTGTAGCACATGACTCTAGAGTTTTGTCAGAAGCCTTAGCAGACCCAACGTGCAACTTTCCTATTCCTCCAGCaggttaaattttttttaacaatagtatttttttttttgcggtaGTTTTCATCcacaaatatttatattttgatttttttttttgtgtagatAAATATTATTTATGTGATACAGCTTATCCACACACACGTGGCTTTATGGCACCATATCGAAATATTAGATATTGGTTATCTGATTTTCGAAATACTTCTCGTCCAAGATCAAAAGAAGAACGCTTTAACCAAGCACATGCAAGATTGAGAAATGTAATTGAACGTGCTTTTGGAGTATTAAAAGCTCGTTTTCCCATTCTCAAAACGATGAAACCATACCCTTTTCCCACACAAAGAAACATTGTCATTGTATGCATTGCTCTTCACAATTATTTGCGAAGAATTTCTGCAAATGATTATTGGTTTCAACaatatgatgatgatgatgctaTTATACAAAATGGAGAAGAGGTCGAAGATGACGAGACAAACGAAGAAGTAGGAGAAGGATCCATACAAGCTGATCAATTATTCATGCATAACCTACGTGAAGAAATTACAAACAAtcatttctaaattttttaggtCGAATTTATATGTTATATGAATTATTGGATTGTAATGTTTCTTTTAATGTTTTCCATaatatatttcttcttttatattaatttgatttaaaaataaatattgtcattttcatacctaacaattttaagttaattaaatcataggttctattttctttttggattaaaagatagaagggcaaaattgtacaatttagcTTATTAAGCATTAAGTTATGAATATtaatcaaacagtataaataggttcagcattaagattcagacattcatatatctCTTTTTAGTACCTagaattcagcaaattaattatttcagtattcagaattcagattcagttttatcaaacggaccCTTAGTGTCCTTCGAATGACAACCTTTGTGTGACATGATAGTCCCTTTATGCAAAGAtaatagggataattgcagaaacctcccttgactTTTATAGTAATAGCATTGACCTCCCCTATCAATTTTGAAATAGCACTGACCTCTCCTATCAAAAGTTGGAGGCAATTTAATAGGCAAAAGTGGGTCAATTTACTAAAGTACccctgacatgatttaattttaccaaatgAATGTAATGAGTACTTtcatcaaacccaacaaaacatttgttaataaaaattacactaaattaactatttctgcatagtttaactaattaactaaataactaaataactaataatctaattaattaataactaattatctaattaactattaactaattaactaattatctaattgttaatagttattaactaatcaaactatttctgcatagttaaactaattaactattaactaattatctaattaactattaactaattatctaattaattaattaactaaactATTTaatatttatctaattaactaattaactaaagctgttgtctgtccgaaactaacaaactacttgcatgttaaactaattaactaattaactgcttaactaattaactacctaattatctaattaattaattaactaattaactaaagctgttaTCTATCCGAAagtaacaaactatttgcatgttaaactaattaattgcttaactaattaactaactaattatctaattaattaattaactaattaactaatttctgtttatctaattaactaattaactaattaactaaaactgttgtctatccgaaactaacaaactatttgcatgttaaactaattaactaattaactaaactaaccaattaacaaactatttgcatgttaaactatatgcagtacgcattatctatttaaagtatcggctctttatgggtattttactttcaaacatttaatttatgataaaaacatcaatgtttgtaagtaaaattcaaaaagtgttacagtaatatcaATATtcttactttcaaacatttaatttatggcCCTATGCCCCTccctttttgtaagaatattactgtaacactttttgaatttgacttacaaacattgatgtttttatcataaattaaatgtttgaaagtaaaataccataaagagccgatactttaaataggtaatgcgtactgcatatagtttaacatgcaaatagtttgttaattagttagttagttaattagttaattagttaagcagttaattaattaattagtttaacatgcaaatagtttgttaatttcggacagacaacaactttagttaattagttaattagataattagataattagataattagataattagttaagcaattgtcaaacaaataataattgtcaagcaagtaagggcaaaattggaagaaaattcTTATCTCACTTCTACAAAAGCTGTCAAGGAGGTATCTGCAACGAATTGTTATTGTTCAGGGGAGGTGAATGCAATTTCTAAACCtagaggggaggtcagtgcaaatgtcagaaatctcaggggaggtttctgcaattatcccaagataatattaaaaaatatatttaggaAAGAGTGACATATTCtttcaattttgtccttttgcaagttaatttttgaaatttaggaGAGAATTCTCTAATACCGTCCGAATTTGGATAAgaatttatatttaaaaaattaaattcaaatccCATTCAAACATATAAatatttgaattgaatttggatAAAATCGAATCCACTAACGTACCAATTTTCCAGTGAACTTTGACGGAACTAGCAATTGTTTTAGTCGCATTGTCAGTTCTTTAATAAAAATGGATACTTTAtcattttggatttggaaattgATATCATAGTCCAACTCTTCTTTCTAACCCTAATTTAATTTCACGATGGACAAAAATCGAGTGTGGGGCTGCCCATTCCATCTTGATGGGCATACAGCTTACGCTTGCAGATATAATGGCGGTGTTTCCAACACTCGACGTGGCCTGCGGTGGCCCTTCACCGAAGCTTTAGAACATGTGGATGTCGGAGGCGCTGACACGATGGTAGATGTCAATCGTCAAACTGCTGAAGTCCACAGAGTAAAAGCCAATTGAACTCGTATTACTAATAAAGGAAAATGACGAATTTCATCCCCAGATCATCTCGCCCTAGTTTTTGGTTCCGTGTCGTATAAATACATACATCGAAAATGATTGTTGGGTCAAGAGACTTGAAATATTTCTCTAGCTTACTATGATCACTCTCTCTGTACACTAAATAAGAGCCCACAATATAAAAAAAGAAGTTAATTTGGTGTACGGCCAAGGACTTTTATTGTTATAAGAGCCCTTAATTCTACCGTTTGTTTGAATTGTGTAATTTTtcgtaaacatattttttaattattttttttatcttacgtatattaaattattataataatttttctacaaaaaatttaaaaaaatacaacCCAAACAAAGCCTCAATCTCGTGTCGAGTGAAGTACAACTGCTGCCTGGAATCCATGGCATGGAGTTTCTAACTTTGGTTGCACGGGCACTAATTAAAATGTTAACACGCGCTTATTTTCTTCTTGGAACTTGTTAGATACCACCACTGATGTGGAACGCTAATTCGGGTCAACTTGACTTCCATAGGAGGAACGACCGAGTTTGAGTCCTTGGAATTCTGCCTGGGCCGATCTCAGACCAATTTATGGGGCTTATGTTATAACATGGGCCAACAGGGGCTTAGCCAAGCCCAAATTAATGACCGTTGGGTACAGGGCCGCCAGTGGTGGGAAATTTGGAATTAGGACCTTGTAAaagaaacggaaaaaaaaaaaaaaggagaagaagaatGGCCTTAACCGCCTTCACGTGCGAGTCCGGCATGGTTGCACGCGTCACAAGCACGACGCTTAGACTGTAAAATCAAAACCAGTGGACTTGGGGGGAACGGACTGGGGCTTACCCGTTTTCCAGTCATATCAAACCCCTTACCGCTTCTACGCTTCTTCTTCTTATCCAGTCATACCAAAAAGTTTTATCTCCTTTTAATCGACCGATTACCGAGATTCAATTTCATCCCAGGCATgtaaaattttctttgaattctaaCGTAATATTGCATTTGTTCTCTGAAAATTCGTTTGCTATGTGCGAGAATTGATACTAGTACcacatttatacataatttcCCCCACAACACGCATTCAATCTTGAAGCTTCAATATTTGTTTTAGCTGAAAATCTTGATATTATGCCGTTTGTTGATCGACTTCGAACCTGAATTCGCCGTAAAAATTGTTATGAGTTTTATCTAGCGTGCTAATTGGAGTCTTTTCTGTTGTTGCGGCTGGGCTTGGCTCACTCTTTCGCctgaaaattataaaatgaaaGTCAATTAGGTTGCTATGGCACTTCAGAGTTGCTGTATAACGTGCCTTTTagtgtttatatttttgtttgtgtttttctttttcgggTTATTAATCCTTAACTTCTTCATGTGTTCAATTATCTACAATGTTTGACAAGGTGTGCGGATAAAATGCTTGAAATTCAGTCTACAAAATACTGAAACTGACAACAGGAAGAATGATAGATTTTGGTTGTAAAGCGTGTAATAGCCTGCCTCTGCAGAACACGAGTATTGGCATGCTATTTCTGATAATTGCTGGAAAAGAAACTAGTTCGACTGGGGAAGAGAGCTATGAGATCATTTTATCAATACACAACACCATCCTCTATGGATAAGTTGAAGTGTAATAACCGGGTAAAGGTGGCATCTTCAATTTGGCTTGTCAATtttatttgaaacatcaaacaGCTGCAGATCTATTGTACTGTTGCTTTAATAAACATTTTTCAATCGATGATTCATACAGAATTTAAGGAAATTCTTAAATGCTAAATCTGCATGTCCTGAGTAGTACCATTCTTGCAACTATGGCAGCACTTGGGAAAAGTTGGATGGGCACTTTAAGAAGTAAGAATCAATACTAGTCGGTACCTGTCCAGTTGGGCACTTAAGATGGACAACTTGAGAAATGATAAGGGAAGAGCTTTTAGCATATGATTTAGTTACTCTTAATGAAATCATGTCTAGTCAAGGATTCATTCTGTTACTTTGTTGTGATACACACTAGTAAATTTAAAGACAGTTTATTTTACCCTATCTCGAGAGTACAGTTTGTATACCCAGAGTCGGTTATAGTCGAATTCTGGATGTATCTACTTCTTCCATCGCTTGCCTCTGCAGCTAGAATTCATCTGCTGTTTTAATGTTTTCCAAGTGGATGAAAGATGAAACAAGATGGAGAaagtaagaaacaaaaattttatttctatgtccaaccaaaagtgaaaaaccTTTCTAAATGCTCTGCTAGtttctttgttcttttctatttttccttccaaaatcCTCTCGCCTCTCCAAACCTATGTGTTTCTTTTCTCATGCATAATTATATGTTTGCCTTTGACTTTCTTAGTTTCGTTTCTACTACAAGGGGTGTGCTTGTCTTTACCATATAATCAACTGTTGTTGATCCTTAATCTCTTTACTCCTGAACAGGTTTCTGGATCTGATGGATATTTCTTCTTGAAAAATTGCACACCTTGGGGTTTTTTGAGATCTGCCATTGCTGATTTAGTATTCACTGCCTTTGCAACATTTATGTGTTGAAGCAAGCGAGACTGCGAATATCTTCTTTGCTTGCTAGACTTTCATTGTACGAGTAcataaattttgttttggaGTCCACAATAAATTTGTGCTTATTGGACCACCTTATGCCAGAAGGTCCAATGGCAGTTGTCAAACCAGAGGTGGGTTAAATGGATTGTTTGTGATTTTTCCTATCTACTAAAAGAAATTGGAATAAGATCAAGCAGATGTAGATGACACTGTTTTAGGTCTGAATTTACTTTTCTTCTTAGAAATTGGACCCcctttacctttttttttctagagTAGTATGGATGTCACTCACATGTTTCTGGATTTTGTTGGTGGAATGAATTGATGCTGATGTAAATGTTTCTAATATGTTCTATACCTTTGTCTACTCCATGTTCGCCCTAGAATTCATTTGCTAGCTGCTGCTTATTTTCCCACATGAATAGTTGAACGTATTCCTTgacttttttcccaaaaaaaattaatggtaAGTTTATTTAGTTGTTGCTTGGAACTGAGAATCCTGTATTGATTGTTTTTGAATCCTGTTTGCCCAAGTTGATGGTTTATGCTCCTATCCTATAATTTGGTATGGCATTTTTAAGATGAGAAATTTCTTGCTGTTGGTTACATAGGTTGTTTCTATGagcattttcttgtttttgattttatttgttgGCTTCATTTTCTCATACTGTTGTTGGTTCTCTTTGGATATATTGAGCATGTACCATTGGCCTTACTCATGTTGCTAATCTTTCCATAATCAAGATGAAGCCATACATCTGGCTCCAAACTACTGATGGTTCAATTCAACAAGTGGAAGAAGAGGTTGCTATGTTTTGTCCTATGATATGCCGAGAAGTTCTTCAAACAGGCATGggatcatctaaaaattatgcTATCTCGCTTCCTCAACGTGTAAATCCTGCTATATTGGGATTAATACTTGACTACTGTCGGTTTCATCAAGTACCAGGCCGTTCTAATAAGGTTTACCCTGTTTTATGCTGCTTGCCCTCCTTCAAGAATTGTGGTTGTACAAATATCTTTCTCTTAGTTTCATTCTTATATATCTTAACTCATGTATTGCGCGCTTGTTTTGCGGTGTTTTACTGTTTCTATTTTGATGTTCTGATGGCATTTGACTttgggtctgtttgataacaaaaaaaagtgctgaatctgaattttttcagacattcagatgttttgagtgcttgataaatgaaaatccatttgctgaacttgttaagtagtgctgaacttgtgtgtattttttttagcacaagaatcctaaatgaatgcttaattctgataagaatcaatagaattacttcaattaccttatcttatctatcaaatctacccttgtttgttaattatgttaaaaattcttatctaattaaacaatctaatattctctatctaatgaatttttatttcttttttcacccttttgaatgattttcgcatcttctccatactcctcatataatatatttcatcttttatattaatttgatttaaaaataaatattgtcattttcatacctaacatttttagctaattaaatcataggttctatttcttttttgggtgaaaagatataagggcaaatttgtcaaatttaacttattcagcattcagttataaatgttTTATCAAAGACTATAAATAGGTttaacattaaaattcagacattcatatatttcttttcagtgcttaaaattcagcaaattaattgtttcagtattcagatttcagaattcagacttcagaattcagattcagttttatcaaacggaacctttGTCTATTGATTCTATGCAGGAAAGGAAAACTTTTGATGAAAAGTTTATCAAGTTAGATGCAAAAAAATTGTGCGAGTTGACATCTGCTGCTGATAGTCTCCAACTGAGGCCTCTGGTAGACCTTACAAGCCGTGCGCTTGCTCGGATGATTGAAGGAAAAACTCCGGAAGAGATACGTGAAACTTTCAATTTACCTGATGATCTTACAGAGGTATCTGCTGCTGGGATAAATAGGTATAGCCCAATGTGTTTTACTCATATTTAGGTACTTTCTGTTGCAGGAGGAGAAGTTGGAGCCTTTAAGAAATTTGACGGATGATCCACGCATTAGGCTTCTGAATCGGTTATATGCAAGAAAGAGGAAAGAATTAAAGGAGAGAGCAAAAGTAAAGGTACTTTGATGTTCTCCCTCCCCCCTCCCTCcctcctccaaaaaaaaaaaaaaaaaaaggcctaGGTACTTCAGTTAACTTGCTTTTGGAGTGCCTGTAGGTTAAAATAATTAATCAACTTACACTGTAAAATGCAAGTGCAAGATATGTGTTGGTAATCAACTCCTCGTTTCTGAATCCTTAGTTTTGCACTAAGAATTGCACTAATGTTTCAGAATGTTGAGGTTGAAGAAGAGCAGCTTGTGGATGAACGCCCAGTTGATGAACTTTTGTCATTCATAAATGGAGACGGAGGTCTGCTTGAAAAGTTCTACATCttatttttggtgaaaacttgCTTTATCTTGTTGAAAATCAAGAAATGTACTTTGTAGTAGCTTGATTCCCCAGGCCCCTGGCGAGCTTATGTAACTGCATTTAGTCAGCTTTAGTAGCTTTATCTGTGATATATGGATAGCTGATGCAGTCTTTGCTGCCATATTATGTTTAAAGTTTGTTTTGTCTTGTGCAATAGAAGATATGTACATGATATTTCCTCTTTGCAAGTTAAAAATCTACTAAAAGTTCACTACCTTTCATGAATAACCCTGACCTAGAATTTGAAAACTTCAAGTTCTATCTGATCTGACAATTTTGCATGAGTCATGtttgagtaaattttttttaggcCATGTTTGAGTATATTTGCTTCTTCACTACAGTTATTGTTCCATGATGAAGCTCAGGATATCCTCTCTTGCAGAATCTAAAGGAGTAAAAGCTGCtaagaacaaaaagaaaaacaggagGAGAAAAGACCTTT contains:
- the LOC113762665 gene encoding L10-interacting MYB domain-containing protein-like, with the protein product MKRENSVRANWKDPEVFRRFIELCLIEARPNNYSGNSLKKECWERIRSTLKAENKGDFTQRQLKNEWDYLKQKYIIWARLIGNTGNTHYDPVTNTINWTSKQWEEYLKDNPKASKFRFNPLEYPNEMRALFDGIVASGKNVWGPSKEGLPQDGLESCSQTCINLETEEIDMASSSTKKSKQEIKSEGKHPKKTNVEKLHDVDSQLDECY
- the LOC113761588 gene encoding SKP1-like protein 21, with the protein product MPEGPMAVVKPEMKPYIWLQTTDGSIQQVEEEVAMFCPMICREVLQTGMGSSKNYAISLPQRVNPAILGLILDYCRFHQVPGRSNKERKTFDEKFIKLDAKKLCELTSAADSLQLRPLVDLTSRALARMIEGKTPEEIRETFNLPDDLTEEEKLEPLRNLTDDPRIRLLNRLYARKRKELKERAKVKNVEVEEEQLVDERPVDELLSFINGDGESKGVKAAKNKKKNRRRKDLSGNFSSNDSNCNQFKEPNHLPSGYLIGDIDNATSQSKSAVFQDSASVTFSPQLEFDNELDPAMEEELDREVEDFARRLNSVWPERMQEMLSLGQERRPVPVSLNGNGAVK